The following are from one region of the Elusimicrobiaceae bacterium genome:
- a CDS encoding prepilin-type N-terminal cleavage/methylation domain-containing protein: MRTQNRKGFTLIELLVVILIIGILASIAVPQYFKTVEKARVGEATSALASVRAAADRYYSNAATYPTSFGKLDIVFKNTAGSNILSGNLATLKYFSIQMANGFARAMRKGAPGYSNYTITINYSTGLLTITGGTVANTDYDSLIDK, from the coding sequence ATGAGAACGCAAAACAGGAAAGGTTTTACGCTGATTGAACTGCTTGTGGTTATCTTGATTATCGGTATTTTGGCGTCTATCGCCGTGCCGCAGTATTTCAAGACGGTTGAAAAGGCGCGCGTGGGCGAAGCGACTTCTGCGCTTGCCAGCGTAAGAGCCGCGGCAGACCGGTATTACTCGAACGCCGCAACATATCCGACTTCGTTCGGCAAACTGGATATCGTGTTTAAAAATACGGCGGGTTCGAATATTCTAAGCGGCAACCTTGCCACACTGAAATATTTTTCCATTCAAATGGCCAACGGATTTGCTCGCGCCATGAGAAAAGGCGCGCCCGGGTATAGCAACTACACAATCACAATCAACTATTCCACCGGCCTGCTTACGATCACGGGTGGCACTGTTGCCAACACGGATTACGATTCTTTGATAGACAAATAG
- a CDS encoding HAMP domain-containing sensor histidine kinase codes for MKTIRSKIVMTLFLLITLVISAQAVRFYMGETELFIRQAEVFRSKAAQDWAINCERSYGNHQYGVDQSFSGTHNSRMLVTAACYTKDGKAFRALSPEKLEQSLLPPEKELMRRLFSGRYTPSDTYTQGAEMIVINTPVNVFPDGKVLSRIYFSKTRELEEQNRQRRRVGMKIYGISAIVLIAAYIAILLISSLFVRPIDDITRGAREIARGNLKYRIGLNRNDELGQIARELNEMAEKLSELEKLKDDFTSGITHDLRSPVTGIKLAAGNIIKEYRTGKVNRIPEQVFIIEENTERLNRLIDMILQVSKIESGNESLSLSSVNAEELLDGIVQANRPYAKEKNLVLDLIIETGTSDIVADREKLEQALSNIITNSLKYTDAGTVFVYICQADSGLQIRVKDTGRGIEPELRKYLFEKFQKGAHQGKGSGLGLYIAKKIIELHGGKVDFVSEPGKGTEFTVTLPVAQAGGSD; via the coding sequence ATGAAAACAATCCGCTCGAAAATAGTGATGACGCTGTTTTTGCTGATTACGCTGGTTATTTCAGCGCAAGCGGTGCGGTTTTATATGGGCGAAACGGAGTTGTTTATTCGCCAGGCCGAAGTATTCCGTTCCAAGGCGGCGCAGGACTGGGCGATCAACTGCGAACGCAGTTACGGGAACCATCAGTATGGCGTGGACCAGTCTTTTTCCGGGACGCATAACTCCCGCATGCTGGTTACCGCCGCCTGTTATACTAAAGACGGCAAAGCATTTCGCGCCCTCAGCCCCGAGAAACTTGAGCAGTCGCTTCTGCCGCCGGAAAAAGAGCTTATGCGCCGGCTTTTTTCCGGCCGCTATACTCCGTCAGACACTTATACGCAAGGTGCGGAGATGATTGTTATCAACACGCCGGTCAATGTGTTTCCCGACGGGAAGGTGCTTTCCCGCATATACTTTTCAAAAACCCGGGAACTGGAGGAGCAGAACCGGCAGCGCCGCCGGGTGGGCATGAAAATATACGGCATTTCGGCGATTGTGCTGATTGCGGCTTATATAGCGATACTGCTTATTTCATCGCTTTTCGTCAGGCCGATAGACGATATAACGCGCGGCGCCCGAGAAATCGCGCGCGGCAATCTCAAATACCGGATCGGCCTGAACCGCAACGACGAACTCGGCCAGATTGCCCGCGAGCTTAACGAGATGGCTGAAAAACTGTCGGAGCTGGAAAAACTGAAGGACGATTTTACTTCCGGCATTACGCATGATTTGCGTTCGCCGGTAACCGGGATCAAACTGGCGGCCGGCAATATTATAAAAGAATACCGGACCGGCAAAGTCAACCGCATTCCCGAGCAGGTGTTTATAATAGAGGAAAATACCGAACGGCTGAATCGGCTGATTGACATGATTTTGCAGGTTTCCAAAATAGAGTCCGGCAATGAATCGCTTTCGCTAAGCTCTGTGAACGCGGAAGAACTGCTCGACGGCATTGTGCAGGCCAACCGGCCTTACGCGAAGGAGAAGAATCTTGTGCTGGACCTGATAATAGAAACCGGCACTTCCGATATTGTTGCAGACCGTGAAAAACTTGAACAGGCGTTGTCCAATATAATAACCAACTCGCTTAAGTATACGGACGCAGGAACGGTGTTTGTGTATATCTGTCAGGCTGATTCCGGGCTGCAGATCCGGGTCAAGGATACCGGCCGGGGTATTGAACCGGAATTGCGGAAATACCTGTTTGAAAAATTCCAGAAAGGGGCGCATCAGGGCAAAGGGTCAGGTCTGGGCTTGTATATCGCGAAAAAAATCATAGAATTGCATGGCGGCAAGGTTGATTTTGTGAGCGAACCGGGCAAAGGAACGGAATTCACGGTAACGCTTCCCGTGGCGCAGGCGGGCGGGTCAGATTAA
- a CDS encoding tetratricopeptide repeat protein: MRGPGLKLLFMGIAMLAAATAMWPSARNGFVWDDAHYILNNPLARDLSVGGLKRIFTEPHYGLYKPATILSFAVNHKFSGLDPAPYHLTNIFLHAVNSALVFLLVLLLTGDNGAAFLCALLFAVHPMHVESVAWISERKDMLYSLFFLLSSILYIKRAAGAGAAVSVFSIVCFGVSLTAKPMGIVLPAILFIYDYLLGRTFNRRLALEKTPYAAIAVLFGVWTYTLLRSANQFAQGFDPLDRVLFAFYGLKFYVWKLLYPARLSALYPFPLKTGNVLPLEYWLNPVTVLGCAALLFVYCRRNRAVMAGLAFYVIALLPALQLIPSGVAITADRYAYISSLGLFLPLSVYAAKYFEKLRARNARLAAVAAVCAALCVAGLAGLARGRCAVWKNDSTLFLDAARKHPSPGTLNALGAVLKSAGRLDDALKAFELAAESVGPVRPGTPAMRDFIASYINMADVLQAQGKAVIAEKMLQNIYNLSQAQAPRMIFLVLADIEAGKGNYQYAVELLGKAQADPAIRAEACSKTGDIYRRAGEYRKAAEAYRAALAVNPLAQGALSGLADTEGKTDGAGVIP; the protein is encoded by the coding sequence GCATTATATCCTCAACAACCCGCTTGCGCGCGATCTGTCGGTCGGGGGCCTTAAACGCATTTTCACCGAGCCGCACTACGGCCTGTACAAACCCGCCACGATACTGAGCTTTGCGGTCAATCACAAATTCTCCGGCCTTGATCCGGCGCCCTATCACCTTACAAATATTTTTCTGCATGCTGTTAACTCCGCGCTGGTGTTTCTGCTCGTCCTGCTGCTGACGGGAGATAACGGCGCGGCTTTTCTGTGCGCGCTGCTTTTCGCGGTTCATCCGATGCATGTGGAATCGGTCGCGTGGATAAGCGAACGCAAGGATATGCTTTATTCGTTGTTTTTCCTGCTCTCGTCAATCCTTTATATTAAGCGGGCGGCAGGGGCAGGCGCGGCCGTGTCCGTTTTTTCGATTGTCTGTTTCGGGGTTTCGCTCACCGCAAAGCCCATGGGCATCGTTTTGCCCGCCATTCTTTTCATATATGATTATCTGCTTGGCAGAACATTTAACCGCCGGCTGGCGCTGGAAAAAACGCCCTATGCGGCGATTGCGGTTCTGTTCGGGGTGTGGACTTACACGCTGCTGCGCTCCGCGAACCAGTTTGCGCAGGGGTTTGATCCGCTTGACCGGGTTCTGTTTGCGTTTTACGGGCTGAAATTTTATGTATGGAAGCTGCTTTATCCTGCGCGGCTGTCCGCCTTGTATCCTTTCCCGCTCAAAACGGGCAATGTCCTGCCGCTGGAGTACTGGTTAAACCCGGTCACGGTGCTGGGCTGCGCGGCGCTGCTTTTTGTATATTGCCGGCGCAACCGGGCCGTTATGGCGGGGCTGGCGTTTTATGTGATAGCATTGCTGCCGGCGCTTCAGCTGATCCCGTCGGGCGTTGCGATAACTGCCGACCGGTATGCGTATATATCGAGCCTTGGCCTGTTTTTGCCGTTGTCTGTTTATGCGGCGAAATATTTTGAAAAGCTGCGGGCGCGTAACGCCAGACTCGCCGCGGTTGCGGCTGTCTGCGCGGCATTATGCGTGGCGGGGCTGGCGGGTTTGGCGAGAGGCCGCTGCGCGGTCTGGAAAAATGATTCGACGCTTTTTCTTGATGCCGCCAGAAAGCATCCCTCTCCCGGCACTCTTAATGCGCTGGGCGCGGTGCTGAAATCAGCAGGCAGGCTGGATGATGCGCTTAAGGCTTTTGAGCTGGCGGCGGAATCTGTCGGGCCGGTCCGGCCGGGAACGCCGGCCATGCGGGATTTTATCGCAAGTTATATCAATATGGCGGATGTGCTTCAGGCGCAGGGCAAGGCCGTCATCGCTGAAAAAATGCTGCAAAATATCTATAATCTTTCTCAGGCACAGGCGCCGAGGATGATCTTTCTGGTTCTGGCGGATATCGAGGCGGGAAAGGGCAATTACCAATATGCCGTCGAATTGCTGGGAAAGGCGCAGGCTGATCCGGCTATAAGGGCAGAAGCCTGCTCAAAGACCGGCGATATATACAGGCGCGCCGGCGAATATCGCAAGGCGGCTGAAGCATATCGCGCGGCTCTTGCGGTAAACCCGCTGGCGCAGGGCGCGCTGTCCGGCCTGGCGGATACGGAAGGGAAAACCGATGGCGCCGGCGTAATCCCATGA
- a CDS encoding tetratricopeptide repeat protein: MSRNTVLKLVLAAIAMAVAAAAMWPSARNGFVWDDSTYVITNPLVRELSADGVKRVFTESHFGLYKPVTFLSFAVNYHFSGLNPLPYHATNVALHTINAGLVFLLVLLLVGDHWVAFLCALLFGAHPMHVESVAWISERKDMLYALFFLLCSVLYIRRVQGGSVAAYVVSLVCFGLSLMAKPMGITLPLLLFVYDYLLGRRFDGRLVTEKFTYFLIAGLFALLTLFLLDSAKQMNTVFSLSDRILFVFYGLEFYIGKLLCPLNLSAMYPFPAKNGVSLPLEYWLSPVTVLGCIALLFLFFRRSRAVMAGLAFYMITVAPVLQFVPVGPVITADRYSYIPALGLFLPLSVYAVRLLAKLREKNIRLAAGVTVCMAVCVITLIFAARARCAVWRNDVMLFSDASAKYPAPASLNRFGTALMEVGRMDDAQKVLQTSADLIGPFRLDTCNISDIAITYVQLGRVLYLKGKTELAEKLLRSVLQFTETAPLLLALSDVELKKGNFGAALALAAQATLDPAFRAGAYFQLGDIYMKTGNVSLAAQAYGRGNVLNPSHPIPRSAVIEQR; encoded by the coding sequence ATGTCACGCAATACGGTTCTTAAATTGGTTTTGGCGGCAATCGCGATGGCGGTGGCGGCGGCGGCCATGTGGCCGTCGGCCCGCAATGGCTTTGTATGGGATGATTCGACTTATGTGATTACCAATCCGCTGGTGCGCGAGTTGTCGGCTGATGGCGTAAAACGGGTATTCACCGAATCGCATTTCGGTTTGTACAAGCCGGTCACATTCCTCAGTTTCGCCGTTAATTACCATTTTTCCGGGCTGAATCCGCTGCCGTATCACGCCACGAATGTCGCGCTGCACACGATTAACGCCGGTCTGGTATTCCTGCTTGTGCTGTTGCTGGTGGGCGATCACTGGGTGGCGTTTCTGTGCGCGCTTTTGTTCGGCGCTCATCCGATGCATGTGGAGTCGGTGGCGTGGATAAGCGAGCGCAAGGATATGCTTTATGCGCTGTTTTTCCTGCTTTGCTCGGTGCTGTATATCCGGCGCGTTCAGGGCGGGAGCGTTGCGGCGTATGTTGTTTCACTCGTCTGTTTCGGGCTTTCGCTGATGGCGAAACCGATGGGCATTACCCTGCCGCTCCTGCTTTTTGTTTACGATTATCTGCTGGGCAGAAGGTTTGACGGACGGCTGGTGACGGAGAAATTCACCTATTTTTTAATCGCCGGACTGTTCGCCCTGCTCACCCTGTTTCTGCTCGATTCGGCCAAGCAGATGAATACGGTGTTCAGCCTGTCCGACCGGATACTGTTTGTTTTTTACGGGCTTGAATTCTATATCGGGAAGCTGCTGTGCCCTTTGAATCTGTCGGCCATGTATCCGTTCCCCGCAAAGAACGGCGTTTCCCTGCCGCTTGAATACTGGCTCAGCCCGGTTACGGTGCTGGGCTGTATCGCGCTTCTTTTTCTGTTTTTCCGCCGCAGCCGCGCGGTCATGGCGGGGCTTGCGTTTTATATGATCACCGTCGCGCCGGTGCTTCAGTTCGTGCCGGTGGGGCCGGTGATAACCGCCGACCGCTATTCCTATATTCCCGCACTGGGGCTGTTCCTGCCGCTGTCGGTTTATGCGGTGCGGCTGCTGGCCAAACTGCGTGAAAAAAACATCCGGCTCGCCGCGGGCGTTACTGTTTGCATGGCGGTATGCGTGATAACGCTGATTTTTGCGGCGCGGGCGCGGTGCGCGGTATGGAGAAATGACGTAATGCTTTTTTCGGATGCGTCCGCCAAATACCCCGCGCCGGCTTCGCTCAACCGGTTCGGCACGGCGCTGATGGAAGTGGGGCGCATGGACGACGCGCAGAAAGTATTGCAAACCTCGGCTGATCTGATCGGCCCGTTCCGGCTTGACACCTGCAATATTTCCGACATCGCGATCACTTACGTTCAGCTCGGCCGGGTGCTGTACCTGAAGGGCAAGACCGAGCTGGCTGAAAAACTTTTGCGCAGCGTCCTGCAATTTACCGAAACCGCGCCGCTGCTTCTGGCGCTTTCCGATGTTGAATTGAAAAAAGGCAATTTCGGCGCGGCGCTGGCGCTGGCGGCACAGGCGACTCTTGACCCCGCGTTTCGCGCGGGCGCCTATTTCCAGCTGGGCGATATATATATGAAAACCGGGAACGTTTCACTGGCGGCGCAGGCTTACGGGCGGGGAAATGTGTTAAATCCTTCTCATCCGATACCAAGATCTGCCGTGATTGAACAACGGTGA